TTGGCGAAGGAGGCCTTATCATGTTTGATGTCAGTTCAGCAAAGGTGGCCTATAGCAGCACTGATCTACTGGCAGTCATATCCGTTGGAGCCATTGGAGGCATTTTGGGAAGCCTTTACAATTTCCTTGTGGACAAAGTCCTTCGAACGTATAGCATCATAAATAAGTAtgctttgaaatttcaatttataaGATGGTTAAATTTGTCATTATAATAGAACACTATAGCCACACACAAGAACACATAAAATTGATGTGTTAAATATTTTCATCATGTATAAGCCAAAAATTTGCATTTGTCTTCTCAACACTACACATTTTAGACTTAGTAGAAAAtctaaggaaaaagaaaagaatcacATTTGTTTTAATAAGTTTGATAATAATCTGTTCTCAATTCCAGTTATAAAAACATATGCTTTTgagttttcttattatttttgaatttctcaacttcatttttcttccttttgatTATCTGGGGACCAGATGTTCTCAGAATTCAGATAGTCATTGGGCATTAGCTTTCAAACTTGTTGAAATGCTTTTATATGGTGGAACATTACATGCACATAACTGATgtatgtttgtaatttttctcaATCTCAGTAAAATTTTACGTTGctcgaaaaaagaaaaaaagtttatgCAGTTTGTACTGTTGTTGATTACTGAGAATGATTTACAGGAGAGGTCCTTCATGTAAAATTTTGCTCGTCGTTACCATTTCCCTTTTGACTTCTTGTTGCTCTTACGGCCTCCCATGGCTTTCACCATGCATTCCTTGTCCCCATCGCCTGGAGGACCACTGCCCCACCATAGGTCGCTCTGGAAACTACAAGAATTTCCAGTGTCCACCTAAGCACTACAATGGCCTCGCCTCACTCTTTTTCAGTACCAATGATGATGCTATCCGCAAACTTTTAAGCTCTAGCTCTGATGGGGAGTTCCACCTCTCCACTCTGTTCGGTTTCTTTGTTGCGGTCTACTGCCTGGGCATTGTCACTTATGGTATTGCTGTTCCCTCTGGTCTCTTCATCCCTGTTATACTTGCTGGGTCCTCCTATGGGCGCCTTGTCGGGACTCTCCTTGGTTCTCACTGTGAACTTGATGCGGGTCTCTTTTCCCTCCTTGGAGCCGCCTCCTTCCTTGGTGGCACCATGAGAACGACTGTTTCTCTCTGTGTCATACTTCTTGAGCTTACTAATAATCTTCTGATGCTTCCACTAATGATGTTAGTTCTCCTAATTTCGAAAAGTGTGGCTGATTGTTTCAACAAGGGTGTCTATGACCAAATTGTGAAGATGAAGGGATTGCCTTATATGGAGGCGCATTCAGAACCATACATGAGACACTTGGTTGCAAGTGATGTTCTCTCCGGTCCCTTGGTTTCATTTTCTGGGGTGGAGAAAGTGGGGAATATACTGCATGCACTCAAAACAAGAGCACATAATGGGTTCCCTGTGATTGATGAGCCACCTTTCTCAAATGCTGCAGAGCTGTGTGGGCTGGTTTTGAGATCTCATTTACTTGTGTTgcttaaagaaaagaaatttacaAAACTCAGGGTGTTGATGGGATCAGCAGATATTATGGATAGACTCAAAGCACATGATTTTGGAAAGGCGGGATTAGGCAAGGGAGTTAGGCTGGAGGATTTGGACATTGAGGAGGAAGAGATGGAGATGTATATTGATCTCCATCCCATTGCTAATACCTCCCCATACACTGTAGTTGAAACAATGTCCCTAGCTAAAGCTGCCATTTTCTTTCGGGAACTTGGCCTAAGGCACTTGCTGGTGGTGCCCAAGACACCAGGGGTACGTTTGAAATGATTTTAGATTACCATGTGTTCTTTGTAGTACAAGGTTATTTCTGTTTCTAGCTAACAGCtagaaaagaaagattaaATCCCCCAACTTACTAAAAGTTCCCCTATAATGCAGAAGCCTCCGGTTGTTGGAATCTTGACAAGGCACGACTTCATGGCAGAGCACATATTGGGACTCTACCCGCACTTCAATCCCCACGAGTAAAAAATGCGATCGAAGTaagaaattttcagttttcattaatttaattttatatttttatgtttaactTTAAAGCTATTCTGGATTGTTCTTTGTTACTTTTGTTACTGGTAGTTACATGAATACCTTAATACAATGTTATTTTGTTATTGACTTTTGACTTTGTTTCATTTATGGTTGGAATATTGTGAATAAGAGCTTTTATTCTAGTAATTACTAGAATATAACATCTGAGTTTCTGAAGCTGGGAAATGCAGGTAATTCTTTAGTAGTTATGAATACTCCTTCAAACCAAGTTCAATTGAGACTAGAGGCATCTTGAAGTTTCAAAACTGTGGGTGGTCCTTGAGAGTTCTGAGCACTTCAGTCATCATCTTCGGGGCGGCTCAGTGGTTTCAAGACGTGTGTTATCCTTCCTCAAGGTTCACTCTGGAGGTACATAAGATATGACAAATTGCTCTGCTTTCATTTCTATTTGGTAAGTTACCAAGTAAACCTAGAGGAGCTGACTGCATTTGTTCTTGTGATTTGAATGTTGCAGCTTGCTGTGTTCTCTAATTTGGGTTCTTCCGCAACCTTACTAAATTGTCAAACTCAACAAGTAACCCTGTCCAGATGCGTGCAGTACATATTTATTTGATGAATGTCTTTTGAAGGAGCATGTAATCCTTGATTTATGTAGAGCATACGGTCACCtgaaattttcttataattatataaattaactACATTGTGGCAGGAATAGctcaacataattttttattttttattcacaataataacaaaaataaaaatgacaataacaataacaataacaacaacaaaaatgataataattaaataaataatcaataCTGTAAGACATCATATCttagccttatttaattactttcattagtaattatgttttaattattatatctttagtgaataattagtgtTAACTTCacaaattatattacttaataaatagtatttaattttaaaaaaaattttatttcataaaatatttaaatactgattattcactaagtaaataataattaaatcataactaataataaatgtaattaaaaaagagacaTATCCCTCTGTAATTGATAAGAACAGAAACTTTCAATAATGAGATCTGCTCTCTACCTCAATTCCCTCTCcaatcttttcttttagtttataacacgttatcagcacgatttCGCTTTAACAATACCACCAGCTGAATGAAACCCAGAAATCCTCTCTCTTTCAGTTCGCATgctctgcttctgcttctctGTTTCCCTCTTGCTTTAGCTGGCCATGACTATGGCCAAGCTCTGAGCAAGAGCATTCTCTTCTTCGAAGCTCGATCTGGGTCACTTGGAGAGCCAACTCTGGCTTGTATGATGGCAAGGCTAGTGGGGTGGACCTGTGTGGTTGGTTGGCAatcaaactgaaaaaaaaaaaaaaaaaggcggAGTCGGTTTCTCCACTACTGGAGTCGACTTGTATTTCTTTGGTTGGTCTCTGGTCATCATCTGATAAGTCTTTGATGGGAAGAGTGAAGCTGTACAGGGAGTTGGTTGATGAGCGAGGAGAGACAGGAAGGTGAGAGAGCAATTGAGGAGGAAGCTGAAGGTGGTGAGGCAGGAGCTGTACTTGGTTGCTGCACTTGCTTTGCTGCTGCCTGCCTTAATTCTTTTCCAATTCCTTCCACTTTTAGTCTCTCTTCTTCATGCCTGGTTCCTACAGCTTTTTCTCTGGTCTTTTCCTGCTGATGGGTGCCCATAACTccaatgatttttttgttgttgttcaaCCCTGATAAAGGGATCAGAACCAGTGTCTGGTTTTTCTCTcacttttctaaatttttgttCTTCGGATTGTACCAAACctttggggagagagagataaggaagtagagagagagagagagagagagagagagagtcttgTCAGTCCTGTGCAGTTGGGCTTCCCATGTCTTTTATGCAAAACAACAATCCATATTGCCTATTTCTTTCTGGTGGCCTTCATGGACGTGGGTGTTACCAAACTCTCTCCTTCTTGGGCTGGAGAACAGCACCAAAATTGGAACTCTCAATTCGGAGCTGATGCAGAACTTGCTGAGCTTCTGGTCGCGCCGCTGGCGATGGATCCACGCAGTGCCGAGAGCTGGGTATCTTCTTCCTCAGCTCAGCTTCATGCCCTCGATGGTGATGGTTTGTCAATCATccattcatttatttttttttttattatttcaaatagTAGAAAGGATATTTGAGAAGCAGGCAGTGCTATTCTGGAAACGGAGTTTCCAGTTGGAAACCACTGGATGCAGCAAGTGGTAGAACagatttaatatttattgacAAGTGGGATACAGAAAGCCTAGTGAAAAGCAAAATCGTAAAGGAAACAAAGAATTATTGCCAGGTGGAAAGAACATAAAATGACTTGATATAtcagtataataatattatctaCTATActatttgattgtggtgttgatatgaacccacaaataattgtctttactttattcattctgcaattattttatttactgtatggtgtaggtttattatccatacaagcacatttactttatcgtaaatttactttaaagggtggtgcgggtttatcgtccacgcctttactgctttactgtcatttaaatgtatggagcagaattagtgcccatacaagcacatttactttatcgtaaatttactttaaagggtggtgcgagTTTATCGTCCACGTCTTTAttgtcatttaaatgtatggagcagaattagtgcccatacaaacacgtttattttaccgcacatttaaagtatggtgcgggattaacgtccatacagcaatttaatttatgaatttactttaccgcacatttaaagtatggtgcgggattaacgtccatacaagtaatttatttaagagtaaatttattttatggattaattgtgctgtatgatgagtttttacagtatacagatcaggaccagaagttccttgatcctcatcatacaattacatcaggacttgaagatccttgatgatgatattgatatgagagctggcagtctctccggtactatacatgtaaacaagagatcggacttgaagatccttgatccttgacatgtaaataaggacctagagttccttgatgatgcaacagtaccgtattggttaaaagtgccgtacacatgaataataactgtactggcaaatgtactgcacatatgaatagatatgtattcatgactcgatgaatagtactattcacatgaatagtgacgtatgcataaatattaaccattttgggaaaaccgtcactatatacaaaatggaacctgcagttccttaaactcatggataaacagttaaatgagatgccagaagttcctcaaaatatggacaattatgtaagggcttgaagtcccgaaatatgtatagaaaattgtaagaatgtccataccatgagaatatgtgattttggcctgaagttcaaaatctaacattgttgagaacctaaagttccaacagttgaatggacaacccttgagatATTATTACAGATTGTGGTAtgccacatatttctttggcataagaagatgatgaatttaataaagttcgattttgttataatcgacatctcaaggaagaaatatattttgtgaattccggttgttaaaaaaaaaatacaccgtgaaatggataacatcagtataaacttcaaatgatgaattgaggctccccacatattttgctATATCTGGGTCcaaagcccatggatccaaatatatgagaaatcctaaacttgaagttgtgggtacatagtagttaatgctctccactactatattgagatattatcgtggcttttactcaattcatatttcatgtccatttgaaaatggcgaataaattatgagtttgggtttaacccagaccaaaagttctgggctcacatgcatggaaatatgagagatttgatgtggttatttgaacctataaggcacaaggttccagaccgtcattttgaaaagacgtaaaaaccacatatgcaagtttaagaacgtgcgcaattattataacaggaaatgagcatacaacagatagatttttacacctgcaatgaaggtgcaggccctgtaaaatctataaaattacattatgttctggaagcctctgaaggaagaggacggcgcctcttaagcttagccatgagcctctcatggtctcccaaaattctttcatttgagacctgcagcatgtctagctttctcagtgtatcagcagagtacgaactcaccagtttcaacaaggaattattctctcctttgagtttctcaacctctttttgagattcatgaagcattctttgaaaggagaaattttcagttgttagcttctgaacctcgtttgccctagcacgcaaacgatcagccatgttagaaacagaagcagcactctgaatgctaaaagccattgagtcctcaatagcctcttcctcagacctccctgtcaacaacatttcatccattggaataatgaaattcctagctactgtgacagcagtagcatcattcatcatcacagaatcattaactgtgagatgacgattttgggatacaaagcaTGGACGCCACACTTgggcgtcactggttgttgtgggagcatcatttaaattgaaattatttgggcaggaagaagaggaagccattttaagaaggtttcaaagaaagttttacaaaaactaaagtttcagaaaatgaaggaagttgagttgaaacgcagttgctcaaCTAAGTTTTGcgaaggcaatatctatagacgaaaatgtgacaacttttcaggattccaatatcttctcgaatccccacattatctttttctttcgcaagagtccaaaacttcacgtggcctctgataatgcctgtcggcactttcggcgttttcaagtattattttcaaagccgatcttgctttacggatttcacggagctactttttcaaaagtatcccgagaatctcgcaattttcccatggttaatttgaaaatcaccggttctacctattcattgtatttgtgtataaatgtgttactaacgaaattttctttgtagaagacatccagttttcccatacaaaatgatgctatatctacttgtttttcttatcattaagcacttaatatgcctgagaagcaagactatctctgatc
The window above is part of the Prunus dulcis chromosome 1, ALMONDv2, whole genome shotgun sequence genome. Proteins encoded here:
- the LOC117614555 gene encoding chloride channel protein CLC-c yields the protein MELEENSIEIDKKGEMKLRQPLLVKNRRNHTSQHAIVGANICPIESLDYEIIENDLFKQDWRSRTRVEILQYVSLKWTLVLLIGLSTGLVGFFNNLAVENIAGFKLFLTNSLMLQEKYYQAFAAFACCNMVLAAVAAALCAYISPAAAGSGIPEVKAYLNGVDAHSILAPSTLFVKIFGSVFGVAAGFVVGKEGPMVHTGACIASLFGQGGSRKYHLTWKCLRYFKNDRDRRDLITCGAAAGVAAAFCAPVGGVLFALEEAASWWRSALLWRTFFTTAVVAVLLRGFIEFCKGGKCGLFGEGGLIMFDVSSAKVAYSSTDLLAVISVGAIGGILGSLYNFLVDKVLRTYSIINKRGPSCKILLVVTISLLTSCCSYGLPWLSPCIPCPHRLEDHCPTIGRSGNYKNFQCPPKHYNGLASLFFSTNDDAIRKLLSSSSDGEFHLSTLFGFFVAVYCLGIVTYGIAVPSGLFIPVILAGSSYGRLVGTLLGSHCELDAGLFSLLGAASFLGGTMRTTVSLCVILLELTNNLLMLPLMMLVLLISKSVADCFNKGVYDQIVKMKGLPYMEAHSEPYMRHLVASDVLSGPLVSFSGVEKVGNILHALKTRAHNGFPVIDEPPFSNAAELCGLVLRSHLLVLLKEKKFTKLRVLMGSADIMDRLKAHDFGKAGLGKGVRLEDLDIEEEEMEMYIDLHPIANTSPYTVVETMSLAKAAIFFRELGLRHLLVVPKTPGKPPVVGILTRHDFMAEHILGLYPHFNPHE